Within Pempheris klunzingeri isolate RE-2024b chromosome 24, fPemKlu1.hap1, whole genome shotgun sequence, the genomic segment GGAGCAGTGGTAGAAGAGCCCCTTGACACAGCAGACGCACGTGCCGTACTCCACTGCGCTCTGTGCTGAGCACACGCACCGCCGGCCGCACATCCAGCAGGAAGGGAGCACCCGCGGGTGTCTGCACTCCGAACAGCAGCACCGGCCACAGTCCTCACACTTGTTGGAGTGTATTCCTTGATTTTTAGAGTCTCCACTACCTGGCACGGTCACTACTGCCCTGGACTCATCGTTCAGGGGTTTGAGCTCCTCTGAATTTAGCTCTGCACGTTTGGGCTGGGTTCTGATTATCTGGTTGCTGCCGGCTGGGCTGCTGAGGAGCCTCTGGGCTGAAGACGTGCTCCCCACGCTGGTCCTGATGCTGCTCTGGGAGTCCTCTACAGTGGAGGACCGCAGCACGCCCTCTCTGGAGGAGATGGAAGCATTTGTGTTTCCATACTGAGTCAATGAAGGCAGGTTGCGGAGATTATTAGGCCTCTCTTCCAGAGTCTCCTGCTGCCCACTGGTCCTTAAACCTGTTGATGTCACCAAGTCACTTTTCTGCTGCCTTTGCTGAGAGGCTGGAGACCTTTGGGCAACTGTGGGCCCCTCTGAGTACTCATTACTACTCCCAGTTATCCTGATCTGGTCCAGAGATAGCACTGCTGCAGTACGGGGTGGCTGCCCGTTGGTCAGCCCTGGATCTGGTGGACCATCGCGGGTTTGCGTGGGCCGTGGTTGCGATCTCCCTTCGTCACGCGGCGTGTCCGGCGAAGACGGTGCCAACCCGTGGCGTCCTCCTCCCCCGTCGCTGTCGTTCTGACTTCTGGAATCCATCTCGGGACTGAAGGGCCACTCTGACTGGCATGGGACACATCTGAAGTCCTGTAAGAAAGAAACACAGTTTTCATACTTCTGTGACACAACATGCAAACGACGGCATGCAAATCATAAACGGTATCTGTACAAGCACCACTATGGAAATAACCCAAGGCCTAGCACAGCGCATTTGATTACACAGTTGATGTaatgtttggagccagtggtggaggggtggaggggtggaggggggtggtggtgggatACAGTGGATACAGCTGTATCAGTGCCAActattaaaaaacataaatgatgaCAGAAGTTTCTTTATCTAAAACTGATTCAAGCTGCAGATGCAGGATTTATGTTTAAGATCTGATATGTTTATTGAATTTAAATGCTTCCCTCCAGTAGTTTGTGCCAACTTCctgtcccccccctccccaattACACAGCAACGGCCAACCGAACCCAGGTGAAAACATGTACAAATTTGCCTGCACTCCAAAGCTAAAAGCGACTTATCAATGAATTCCTGAGATGGATACAAAGCTAATCTGTGGGGCTCCCCTGTAGTCCAAGAAGCAGACCCTCCCGGATTTGAGTCTGACAACGGGCCTCATCTCTTCCACCGCCTGCATCAAAGGCTTAAAATGCCCAAACATACTTTAAAAGTCTGAAAAAGTAAGAAGACAATGAATCTGCAGATATTATGATAATTAACGGCCAAAATGTCACTgcttccagcttcttaaatgagTTTGATCATTGTTCTGGTTCTGAGGCCTTATAGTAGTGACAAATTTAATACTATAGAAAATAACCGCCACATTAACAGATAATCAGAATGAGATCAATTGATCTTGAAAGTAATTGTTAGCTGTAGCAAATCTATATTTACAATATTCTACATTAATTGTCTTTCAGAGGCTGCCGTTTGATGATGATCAAAGTTTGGTGCCTTTCTGTGGCTTTGTGGGGGGGCTGAGGAGAGAGGGCCACTTAAGACTGATGTGGGTCAAAGAGATAACACAGACATGGGAAGTAAAGTAAAGGCATGCATCAGAGGAACAAGGGAGCTAATTGGCATTTTTCTAACTTTGAtttagggcttttttttttatccttaaaTTTCTGACATTGAACAAAACTCCTGACCTCTAGTCTATGGGCACCGTATCAGTTCTAATCTCTCTGATTCATCGTAGGGGAGAGGATAAGCATCAGCATACTGCACTGTTACTCTCCATTTATCTAACATATTCAAATGCACAGCCTTGTTTTCGCCAACATATCACACCAAAGTAAAGAAGCTGACAGTGGAGGCCTTAATTCTCCTTCCTTGTGGTAATTAGCTTTCAAATGGCATCTTTGGGGTTGTGGGGTCCCCCCCACCCTTTCAATGACAATACATGAAGGGCTTTCGTCTGTTGCATGACAAATGGCCTGCAGCAGCCTTCCCCACTGGAACGCATCTTACATTGTGACGCTCGTGAAAAGGAGATGAGCGACAAGATAAAAAAGTTTTGGGAGCATGAAAGGGTGCGTGTAAAGGGTGAGGGATGCGATCAAGGGGCGGCGGTGGGTGCTGGGGGGCGGTGGGTGCTGAAGCAGCCCTCTATGTCAGCATGCATGAGGGTTCTTTAGGATttatgaggctttttttttgttgttgctccaAATGAAGCGCACTCAAATTTTAACCTGTcgatgggaggagagaggagagggtggtggtggtggggggctcTCAATCACTTCCACTGGCCTGCGTGCAAGCCATGTTGGCCACAGTGggtgggtgaggtgtgtgtgtgtgtgtgtgtgtgtgtgtgtgtgtgtgtgtgtgtgtgtgtgtgtgtgtgtgtggtgggctGACGGAAGTAAACTTGAGCAAACTGATGGCATCGGCTCTTCAAAATGACAGTCTGAGGATGTGTGAAGATGGACAAGTGGCAAAGCTGCAGTCAAAACTATActgttaaaaacagaaatcacgTTGGATCCAAGATAACTGATAAGGGAGACATTACACATGGGTGTCACACAGCTACAGTGGGTGCATGAGGGGGAGGAACAGGGTTCAGGGTCTATAAATACACTTCCTACATGTAATATCTATCTAATAAAGCTGTGAAATGAACCTGAAGGCTAAACTATGCTGTAAACTTAGCCCAGGCTAAGGAGTAAGCTAATTATATTTaacaatttgaataaaaaatagCCACAACAAAGAACCTCAAAATGTGACACAAGTAACAAAACCTCTGTGCTGAAACAACAACATTACATGAGTGGTCTGTGATAAGCTAAAGGAAGAGAGATAGTAGGAACCTGgcaaaaaccacaaaaacacttttttagcTTGTTTATGACAAAACTTTAGCCAAGAAATACGTTTAGTTAACGAAGGCGACTGTGTATTTGTTACTAAAGGGTATACGTACCGTGCTTTCGACACTTTAGCCCCCGTGCAGGTGAAATAAGTCCAGTTTGAGGGAGAGTTTATTCCTCACATCGGCGTCTCAGTCGGTAAAATCCATTGAGAAAGTTTCccacattttctttaaaaaaaagaaaaaaaagcagcgcTAAAACGTAAATCCCGTGTTTTAGCGCACGAGCACGAGGCGTTAAAACAGGCGAAAAGTTGCGTCGGTCAGTAAACTCAGCCTCAGCCCTCTTTTccacacaagaagaagaagaagaattaaaaaaaactgtagaagaagaagaagcgagCGACAGAAACTCCAGCGCAGAAGTAGATTTA encodes:
- the spry2 gene encoding protein sprouty homolog 2, whose translation is MDSRSQNDSDGGGGRHGLAPSSPDTPRDEGRSQPRPTQTRDGPPDPGLTNGQPPRTAAVLSLDQIRITGSSNEYSEGPTVAQRSPASQQRQQKSDLVTSTGLRTSGQQETLEERPNNLRNLPSLTQYGNTNASISSREGVLRSSTVEDSQSSIRTSVGSTSSAQRLLSSPAGSNQIIRTQPKRAELNSEELKPLNDESRAVVTVPGSGDSKNQGIHSNKCEDCGRCCCSECRHPRVLPSCWMCGRRCVCSAQSAVEYGTCVCCVKGLFYHCSSDDEDTCADKPFSCTQPRCCVRWTTVSLLSLFSPCLLCYLPAKGCVTACQSCYDRVTRPGCRCKNPNPIHCEDVGKPT